A part of Streptomyces sp. NBC_01235 genomic DNA contains:
- a CDS encoding helix-turn-helix domain-containing protein, with product MSASEFAELLRELKERSGLSYGTLAKRLHMSTSTLHRYCNGDAVPTDYAPVERLARLCKASPRELVELHRRWVLADAVRGRKTAGAAEVVAVEAAVEEMVPEAAAAEAVVEETVPEATVLEGAGGAEGVESAENRRTRRLRRPVVLAGVGVVAALGSVALALALTLPSGGSGEGDGDGGRAVADAASVQGRGAKGAASSPSASGSASVSPSASASASASPSGSASPSTSGTAAGSGAQADDSVPLTVNTRPYAWVSPCSQHYLIQRGPGEVAPPPLEQDAPAWVSAHGAVSAGEQFLEITVQGTGPETVVVDSLTVRTVGKGVPLAWNDYAMGYPGVGCGGGMPTRSFSVALDAARPALVPEAGHQDFPFKVSESDPEAYYVTADASAYDVRWYLELSWSSGSRHGTLTIDDKGRPFRTSGANGRPDYEFPLGGSAWGRAGASPTP from the coding sequence GTGTCTGCGAGCGAGTTCGCCGAGCTGCTGCGGGAGCTGAAGGAGCGGTCAGGCCTGAGCTACGGGACGCTCGCCAAGCGGCTCCACATGAGTACGTCGACGCTGCACCGCTACTGCAACGGGGACGCCGTCCCCACGGACTACGCGCCCGTGGAGCGGCTGGCCCGGCTCTGCAAGGCGTCACCGCGGGAGCTCGTCGAACTGCATCGGCGGTGGGTGCTGGCGGACGCGGTGCGGGGGAGGAAGACGGCGGGTGCGGCGGAGGTCGTCGCCGTGGAGGCCGCCGTTGAGGAGATGGTTCCCGAGGCCGCCGCAGCGGAGGCGGTGGTCGAGGAGACGGTTCCTGAGGCAACGGTTCTTGAAGGGGCCGGTGGCGCTGAGGGCGTGGAGAGCGCGGAGAACCGTCGTACCCGTCGTCTCCGCCGGCCCGTGGTCCTCGCCGGGGTCGGTGTCGTGGCCGCCCTCGGGTCCGTCGCGTTGGCGCTCGCGTTGACCCTGCCGTCGGGCGGGTCGGGCGAGGGTGACGGGGACGGCGGTCGTGCCGTGGCAGACGCCGCGTCCGTGCAGGGGCGGGGGGCGAAGGGCGCGGCGTCGTCGCCGTCGGCGTCCGGTTCCGCGTCCGTGTCCCCGTCGGCCTCGGCCTCGGCCTCGGCTTCGCCCTCGGGATCAGCGTCGCCGTCGACTTCCGGCACCGCGGCGGGTTCCGGGGCGCAGGCGGACGATTCCGTGCCGCTGACGGTCAACACCCGTCCGTACGCCTGGGTGAGCCCCTGTAGCCAGCACTATCTGATCCAGCGTGGGCCGGGGGAGGTCGCGCCGCCGCCCCTGGAGCAGGACGCGCCCGCGTGGGTGTCCGCGCACGGGGCCGTGTCGGCGGGGGAGCAGTTCCTGGAGATCACCGTGCAGGGGACCGGTCCGGAGACCGTCGTCGTGGACAGTCTGACGGTCCGGACGGTCGGCAAGGGCGTGCCGCTCGCCTGGAACGACTACGCCATGGGCTACCCGGGCGTCGGGTGCGGTGGCGGTATGCCGACGCGCTCCTTCTCCGTCGCTCTCGACGCGGCGCGGCCGGCGCTGGTGCCCGAGGCGGGGCACCAGGACTTCCCGTTCAAGGTGAGCGAGTCCGACCCGGAGGCCTACTACGTCACGGCCGACGCCTCCGCGTACGACGTGCGCTGGTACCTGGAGCTGTCCTGGTCCAGCGGTTCGCGGCACGGCACGCTGACGATCGACGACAAGGGCAGGCCGTTCCGCACGAGCGGTGCCAACGGGCGGCCCGACTACGAGTTCCCGCTCGGCGGCTCCGCGTGGGGGCGGGCGGGGGCCTCTCCCACGCCGTAG
- a CDS encoding aminotransferase-like domain-containing protein, translating into MTVAPVPTTAPVPPLAARARSVGGSPVRDILAVTARPEVINFAGGLPAPELFNREGVAAAFRYVLEQAPAQALQYSTTEGEPGLRERLAARTTARGLPTTADDLLVTTGSQQALSLLATALLDPGDTVLVEAPCYLAALQVFGLAGARIVAVPGDADGPDPEALAELVVRERPKLLYTVPTFQNPTGRTLPAERRAALASVAARHGLWIVEDDPYGELRYDGRRVPWIAAHPDARDRTVLLGSFSKVMAPGLRLGWLRAPAELRRACAVAKQAADLHTPTVNQLAAARYLAVSDLDAHVTRVAAVYRERRDAMLAGLGEALPEGSVWTRPEGGMFLWARLPSSYDTTDLLPQVVAQDVAYVPGAPFYAGEPDRSTLRLCFVTQTPEEIGEGLRRLGRGLSR; encoded by the coding sequence ATGACTGTCGCCCCGGTGCCCACCACCGCCCCCGTCCCCCCGCTGGCCGCCCGTGCCCGGTCCGTGGGCGGGTCGCCCGTGCGGGACATCCTCGCCGTCACCGCCCGCCCCGAGGTGATCAACTTCGCGGGAGGGCTGCCCGCGCCCGAGCTGTTCAACCGCGAGGGCGTGGCCGCCGCCTTCCGGTACGTGCTGGAGCAGGCCCCCGCCCAGGCCCTCCAGTACTCCACGACCGAGGGCGAGCCGGGCCTGCGGGAGCGGCTCGCGGCGCGGACGACGGCACGCGGACTGCCCACCACCGCCGACGACCTCCTCGTCACCACGGGCTCGCAGCAGGCCCTGTCCCTGCTGGCGACCGCTCTCCTCGACCCCGGCGACACCGTCCTCGTCGAGGCGCCCTGCTATCTGGCCGCCCTTCAGGTCTTCGGCCTGGCGGGAGCGCGGATCGTCGCCGTGCCCGGGGACGCGGACGGCCCCGACCCCGAGGCGCTCGCGGAGCTGGTGGTCCGCGAGCGGCCGAAGCTCCTCTACACCGTCCCCACCTTCCAGAACCCCACCGGCCGCACCCTCCCCGCCGAGCGCCGCGCCGCCCTCGCCTCCGTCGCCGCCCGGCACGGCCTGTGGATCGTCGAGGACGACCCCTACGGCGAACTCCGCTACGACGGCCGGCGCGTCCCCTGGATCGCCGCCCACCCCGACGCCCGCGACCGCACCGTCCTCCTCGGCTCCTTCTCCAAGGTGATGGCCCCGGGGCTGCGGCTGGGCTGGCTGCGGGCTCCCGCGGAACTGCGCCGGGCCTGCGCCGTCGCCAAGCAGGCCGCCGACCTGCACACCCCGACCGTCAACCAGCTCGCCGCGGCACGCTACCTGGCCGTCTCCGACCTCGACGCGCATGTGACGCGGGTGGCGGCCGTGTACCGCGAGCGGCGGGACGCCATGCTGGCGGGACTGGGGGAGGCGCTGCCGGAGGGGTCGGTGTGGACCCGGCCCGAGGGCGGCATGTTCCTCTGGGCCCGGCTGCCGTCGTCGTACGACACCACGGACCTCCTCCCGCAGGTCGTCGCCCAGGACGTGGCCTACGTCCCCGGCGCTCCCTTCTACGCCGGTGAGCCCGACCGCTCGACCCTGCGGCTGTGTTTCGTGACGCAGACGCCGGAGGAGATCGGGGAGGGGCTGCGGAGGCTGGGGCGGGGGTTGAGCCGTTAG
- a CDS encoding DUF4253 domain-containing protein, translating into MATLPNPLPKLATDPSGRSLGLQLPPGRLIDATDTAEGPLLWHAEQQAGPGSWRSLRRPAGRAGLLPVLVDLGGGQGGPESWELVPDEMSYPGDHDAEEVLADYWDEVAAEGEEWPGLAAACTLAADPDARAAEVADALTEGRPWFKEPHLGLVAARRSADIPAAVGWTGPANYDEDVAPLCAVLRSWEERFGIRVVALGFDRLSVSVAAPPADLAEAEAVAAEHFAFCPDTITQGTGSLREYAQQLIGERAWHFWWD; encoded by the coding sequence ATGGCGACTCTTCCCAACCCGCTGCCCAAGCTGGCGACCGACCCGAGCGGCCGCTCCCTGGGACTGCAACTCCCGCCCGGGAGACTCATCGACGCGACCGACACGGCCGAGGGGCCCTTGCTGTGGCACGCCGAACAGCAGGCGGGGCCGGGGAGTTGGAGGTCTCTGAGGCGGCCCGCCGGGCGTGCGGGGCTGCTCCCGGTCCTCGTCGACCTCGGCGGCGGCCAGGGCGGCCCGGAGTCCTGGGAGTTGGTGCCGGACGAGATGTCGTACCCGGGGGATCACGACGCCGAGGAAGTCCTCGCGGACTACTGGGACGAGGTCGCGGCGGAGGGTGAGGAGTGGCCCGGCCTGGCCGCCGCCTGCACCCTCGCCGCCGATCCGGACGCCCGGGCCGCCGAGGTCGCCGACGCGCTGACCGAGGGGCGGCCCTGGTTCAAGGAGCCGCACCTGGGACTCGTGGCGGCCCGCCGCAGCGCCGACATCCCGGCGGCCGTCGGCTGGACCGGCCCCGCGAACTACGACGAGGACGTGGCACCTCTCTGCGCGGTCCTGCGCTCCTGGGAGGAGCGCTTCGGCATACGGGTGGTGGCGCTGGGGTTCGACCGCCTGTCCGTCTCGGTCGCCGCACCGCCCGCCGACCTCGCCGAGGCGGAGGCGGTCGCCGCCGAGCACTTCGCGTTCTGCCCGGACACCATCACGCAGGGCACGGGCAGCCTGCGGGAGTACGCGCAGCAGCTCATCGGCGAACGCGCCTGGCACTTCTGGTGGGACTGA
- a CDS encoding DUF397 domain-containing protein has product MSAEALQWSKSTYSSDEGGACLEVALAWHKSTYSSDEGGQCLEVAPTPTTIHIRDSKNDLEDGPVLRVGPRAWVAFTSAR; this is encoded by the coding sequence ATGAGCGCCGAAGCACTTCAGTGGTCCAAGTCGACCTACAGTAGCGACGAGGGTGGCGCCTGCCTCGAAGTCGCCCTTGCGTGGCACAAGTCCACCTACAGCAGCGACGAAGGCGGCCAGTGCCTGGAAGTCGCCCCCACCCCCACCACCATCCACATCCGTGACTCCAAGAACGACCTGGAGGACGGTCCCGTGCTCCGGGTCGGGCCCAGGGCCTGGGTCGCGTTCACCTCCGCACGCTGA
- a CDS encoding helix-turn-helix domain-containing protein: MSQRKKNLSTMKMLGKQLGTARRQAGHTQIGLAELVKLDEETIASIEQGRRALKPDLAALLDEILDTKGMLATGVANLPEVDQFPMFAELYMEHEREAIALSWYDNAVLPGLLQTEPYIRTVLRNRVPAYGEDEIETNTALRLARQAILHRQSPPTLSFVVWEPALYLGIGEPEMRAEQLRHLREAAELPCLSLQFLPMRSPFNAGTAGPFTLLETPDHHHLAYAESQRGSQWVSDPDEVSRLARKYAMLRAQALTPQESVSLLDSLLGEQ, encoded by the coding sequence ATGAGCCAGCGCAAGAAGAACCTCTCGACCATGAAGATGCTGGGCAAACAGCTCGGCACGGCCCGACGCCAGGCAGGCCACACCCAGATCGGCCTCGCCGAACTCGTCAAGCTGGACGAGGAGACGATCGCGTCGATCGAGCAGGGCAGGCGGGCTCTGAAGCCGGACCTGGCGGCCCTGCTGGACGAAATCCTCGACACGAAGGGGATGTTGGCGACGGGCGTGGCCAACCTGCCGGAGGTCGACCAGTTCCCGATGTTCGCGGAGCTGTACATGGAGCACGAGCGGGAGGCGATCGCGCTGTCCTGGTACGACAACGCGGTCCTGCCGGGCCTGCTCCAGACCGAGCCGTACATCCGAACCGTCCTCCGCAACAGGGTTCCTGCGTACGGAGAGGACGAGATCGAGACGAACACGGCACTACGTCTCGCTCGCCAGGCGATCCTGCACCGCCAGAGCCCGCCGACCCTGAGCTTCGTGGTGTGGGAACCAGCGCTGTATCTGGGGATCGGGGAGCCGGAGATGCGTGCAGAGCAACTGCGCCACCTTCGGGAAGCAGCCGAACTACCCTGCCTGTCCCTGCAGTTCCTGCCGATGCGCAGCCCGTTCAACGCCGGGACGGCCGGACCCTTCACCCTCCTCGAAACCCCGGACCACCATCACCTCGCGTACGCCGAGTCGCAGCGTGGCAGCCAGTGGGTTTCCGACCCGGATGAGGTGTCCAGGCTGGCGCGCAAATATGCGATGCTGCGAGCACAGGCCCTGACGCCCCAGGAGTCCGTGAGCCTGCTCGACAGCCTGCTAGGAGAGCAATGA
- a CDS encoding ATP-binding protein translates to MNETIQLPPLRERFFRRERRSVPAARRYVCETLAGWGLAESPRADDVLLCVSELVTNALLHGVPPGRQFLLFLRYDGRVLRLEVHDSGPGVPRIVGERDEGGRGLVLVAALSDRWGVRERELGKVVWCEFAGPL, encoded by the coding sequence GTGAACGAGACCATCCAACTTCCGCCCCTGCGCGAGAGGTTCTTCCGGCGTGAGCGGCGTTCCGTGCCGGCCGCGCGGCGGTACGTCTGCGAGACGCTCGCCGGGTGGGGGCTCGCCGAGAGCCCGCGCGCCGACGACGTGCTGCTCTGTGTGAGCGAGCTGGTGACCAACGCGCTGCTGCACGGCGTCCCGCCCGGCCGTCAGTTCCTGCTGTTCCTGCGGTACGACGGGCGGGTCCTGCGTCTCGAGGTGCATGACAGCGGGCCCGGCGTGCCCCGCATCGTCGGCGAGCGGGACGAGGGCGGGCGTGGGCTGGTGCTCGTCGCCGCGCTGAGTGACAGGTGGGGGGTGCGGGAGCGGGAGCTCGGCAAGGTGGTGTGGTGCGAGTTCGCGGGACCGCTCTAG
- the argS gene encoding arginine--tRNA ligase, which produces MAPVTSLTASVHQRLATALTAALPEAGTADPLLRRSDRADFQANGILALAKKAKANPRELATQVVAQVVTGEVIKEIEVSGPGFLNVTITDRAITENLAARYADAERLGVPHAEHPGTTVIDYAQPNVAKEMHVGHLRSAVIGDAVVQILEFTGETVVRRHHIGDWGTQFGMLIQFLDEHPHELDHKESRVSGEEAMSNLDRLYKTARKLFDSDEEFKTRARRRVVDLQAGDPHTLAIWQKFVDESKIYFFSVFEKLDMEIRDEDIVGESGYNDMLAETCRLLEESGVAVRSEGALCVFFEDVKGPDGNPVPLIVQKSDGGYGYAATDLSAIRDRVFNIKANTLLYVVDARQSLHFKMVFETARRAGWLNDDVKAHQLAFGTVLGKDGKPFKTREGETVKLVDLLDEAVDRATAVVGEKREKVGLTDEEVVENGRYVGVGAVKYADLSTSAVRDYKFDLDQMVSLNGDTSVYLQYAYARIQSILRKAGEARPAAHPELELAPAERALGLHLDQFGELVAEVAAEYSPHKLAAYLYQLASHLTTFYDQCHVLSPDNAPEVVENRLFLVDLTGRTLHLGMALLGIRTPGKL; this is translated from the coding sequence ATGGCCCCGGTCACGTCCCTCACCGCTTCGGTCCACCAGCGTCTCGCGACGGCCCTTACGGCAGCCCTGCCGGAGGCCGGCACCGCCGACCCGCTGCTGCGACGAAGCGACCGGGCCGACTTCCAGGCCAACGGCATCCTGGCCCTCGCGAAGAAGGCGAAGGCGAACCCGCGGGAGCTGGCGACGCAGGTGGTCGCGCAGGTCGTCACCGGCGAGGTGATCAAGGAGATCGAGGTCTCCGGTCCCGGTTTCCTGAACGTGACGATCACCGACCGGGCGATCACCGAGAACCTGGCGGCGCGGTACGCGGACGCGGAGCGCCTGGGCGTCCCGCACGCCGAGCACCCCGGCACCACGGTGATCGACTACGCCCAGCCGAACGTGGCGAAGGAGATGCACGTCGGTCACCTGCGGTCGGCGGTCATCGGTGACGCGGTGGTGCAGATCCTGGAGTTCACGGGCGAGACGGTCGTGCGCCGTCACCACATCGGCGACTGGGGCACCCAGTTCGGCATGCTCATCCAGTTCCTGGACGAGCACCCGCACGAGCTGGACCACAAGGAGTCGCGGGTGAGCGGCGAGGAGGCGATGTCGAACCTCGACCGTCTCTACAAGACGGCCCGCAAGCTCTTCGACTCCGACGAGGAGTTCAAGACGAGGGCCCGTCGCCGGGTGGTCGACCTCCAGGCGGGCGACCCGCACACGCTCGCGATCTGGCAGAAGTTCGTCGACGAGTCGAAGATCTACTTCTTCTCGGTCTTCGAGAAGCTGGACATGGAGATCCGGGACGAGGACATCGTCGGTGAGTCGGGTTACAACGACATGCTGGCGGAGACCTGCCGTCTCCTGGAGGAGTCGGGCGTGGCGGTCCGCTCGGAGGGCGCGCTGTGCGTGTTCTTCGAGGACGTCAAGGGCCCGGACGGCAACCCGGTCCCGCTGATCGTGCAGAAGTCCGACGGCGGCTACGGCTACGCGGCGACGGACCTGTCGGCGATCCGCGACCGCGTCTTCAACATCAAGGCGAACACGCTGCTCTATGTCGTGGACGCCCGTCAGTCGCTGCACTTCAAGATGGTCTTCGAGACGGCGCGCAGGGCGGGCTGGCTGAACGATGACGTCAAGGCCCACCAGTTGGCGTTCGGCACGGTCCTGGGCAAGGACGGCAAGCCGTTCAAGACCCGTGAGGGCGAGACGGTGAAGCTGGTCGACCTCCTCGACGAGGCGGTCGACCGGGCGACGGCCGTCGTCGGCGAGAAGCGCGAGAAGGTGGGCCTGACGGACGAGGAGGTCGTCGAGAACGGCCGGTACGTGGGCGTCGGCGCGGTGAAGTACGCCGACCTGTCGACGTCGGCGGTGCGGGACTACAAGTTCGACCTGGACCAGATGGTCTCGCTGAACGGCGACACGTCGGTCTACCTCCAGTACGCGTACGCCCGTATCCAGTCAATCCTGCGCAAGGCGGGCGAGGCCAGGCCGGCCGCCCACCCGGAGCTGGAACTGGCCCCGGCGGAGCGGGCGTTGGGCCTGCACCTGGACCAGTTCGGCGAGCTGGTGGCGGAGGTCGCGGCGGAGTACTCCCCGCACAAGCTGGCGGCGTACCTGTACCAGTTGGCCTCGCACCTGACGACGTTCTACGACCAGTGCCACGTGCTGTCGCCCGACAACGCGCCGGAGGTCGTCGAGAACCGCCTGTTCCTGGTCGACCTGACGGGCCGCACCCTCCACCTGGGCATGGCCCTGCTGGGCATCCGGACACCCGGAAAGCTCTGA
- the lysS gene encoding lysine--tRNA ligase, with amino-acid sequence MPIVAQSTETTDWVSRFADEVIEESERRAPGKPVVVASGLSPSGPIHLGNLREVMTPHLVADEIRRRGHQVRHLISWDDYDRYRKVPAGIAGVDESWAEHIGKPLTSVPAPAGSAYPNWAEHFKAAMTEALAELGVEFDGISQTAQYTAGVYREQILYAIAHRAEIDAILDQYRTKKAPAKQKQQKPLDEAELEAAEGSGAASEDDGSSGAGSVGYFPYKPYCGNCEKDLTDVTSYDDDTTELSYTCTACGFAETVRLNEFNRGKLVWKVDWPMRWAYEGVVFEPSGVDHSSPGSSFQVGGQIVGIFGGKQPIGPMYAFVGISGMAKMSSSRGGVPTPGDALKIMEPQLLRWLYARRRPNQSFKIAFDQEIQRLYDEWDKLDAKVAGGTSQAIGTGGGSALPADIAAHSRAVRTAGHELPRTARPLPYRTLASVADITAGHQDQALRILSELDPENPIGSLDEARPRYDKAEAWINNHVPADQRTIVREEPDAELLKSLDEASQQSLRLLLDGLAEHWSLDGLTHLVYGVPKVQAGFSADATPKELPAEIKTAQRTFFALLYHLLVGRDTGPRLPTLLLAVGQERVRALLGE; translated from the coding sequence GTGCCGATCGTGGCTCAGAGCACCGAGACCACCGACTGGGTCTCCCGTTTCGCGGATGAGGTCATCGAGGAGTCGGAGCGCCGAGCCCCCGGCAAACCTGTAGTCGTAGCGTCCGGGCTCTCCCCCTCCGGACCCATCCACCTCGGCAACCTGCGCGAGGTCATGACCCCGCACCTCGTCGCCGACGAGATCCGCCGCCGCGGGCACCAGGTCCGCCACCTGATCTCCTGGGACGACTACGACCGCTACCGCAAGGTGCCGGCCGGGATCGCCGGCGTCGACGAGTCGTGGGCCGAGCACATCGGCAAGCCGCTGACCTCCGTCCCGGCCCCCGCCGGATCGGCTTACCCGAACTGGGCCGAGCACTTCAAGGCCGCGATGACCGAGGCGCTCGCCGAGCTCGGCGTGGAGTTCGACGGGATCAGCCAGACCGCCCAGTACACCGCCGGCGTGTACCGCGAGCAGATCCTGTACGCGATCGCCCACCGCGCCGAGATCGACGCGATCCTCGACCAGTACCGCACCAAGAAGGCCCCGGCCAAGCAGAAGCAGCAGAAGCCCCTCGACGAGGCCGAGCTCGAGGCCGCCGAGGGGTCCGGCGCGGCGAGCGAGGACGACGGCTCGTCCGGGGCCGGGTCCGTGGGGTACTTCCCGTACAAGCCGTACTGCGGCAACTGCGAGAAGGACCTCACCGACGTCACCTCCTACGACGACGACACCACCGAGCTGTCGTACACCTGCACCGCCTGCGGCTTCGCCGAGACCGTCCGGCTCAACGAGTTCAACCGCGGCAAGCTGGTCTGGAAGGTCGACTGGCCGATGCGGTGGGCGTACGAGGGCGTCGTCTTCGAGCCGAGCGGCGTCGACCACTCCTCGCCGGGGTCCTCGTTCCAGGTCGGCGGGCAGATCGTCGGGATCTTCGGCGGCAAGCAGCCCATCGGGCCCATGTACGCCTTCGTCGGGATCAGCGGGATGGCGAAGATGTCGTCCTCACGCGGTGGCGTGCCCACCCCGGGCGACGCGCTGAAGATCATGGAGCCGCAGCTCCTGCGCTGGCTGTACGCCCGCCGCCGTCCCAACCAGTCCTTCAAGATCGCCTTCGACCAGGAGATCCAGCGGCTCTACGACGAGTGGGACAAGCTCGACGCCAAGGTCGCTGGGGGCACCTCCCAGGCTATTGGCACTGGGGGAGGCTCCGCCCTTCCGGCGGACATCGCCGCGCACTCCCGTGCCGTGCGGACCGCCGGCCACGAGCTGCCGCGAACGGCGCGACCGCTGCCCTACCGGACGCTGGCCTCCGTCGCCGACATCACCGCCGGGCATCAGGACCAGGCGCTGCGGATCCTCAGCGAGCTCGACCCCGAGAACCCGATCGGGTCACTCGACGAGGCCCGGCCGCGGTACGACAAGGCCGAGGCGTGGATCAACAACCACGTCCCCGCCGACCAGCGCACCATCGTGCGCGAGGAGCCGGACGCCGAACTGCTGAAGTCCCTCGACGAGGCCTCCCAGCAGTCCCTGCGGCTCCTGCTCGACGGGCTCGCCGAGCACTGGTCGCTGGACGGCCTCACCCACCTCGTCTACGGCGTCCCCAAGGTCCAGGCCGGATTCTCCGCCGACGCCACGCCCAAGGAACTCCCGGCGGAGATCAAGACCGCCCAGCGGACGTTCTTCGCGCTGTTGTACCACCTGCTGGTGGGGCGTGACACGGGGCCGCGTCTGCCCACGCTGCTGCTCGCGGTGGGACAGGAGCGGGTACGGGCCCTGCTCGGGGAGTAG
- a CDS encoding DUF2637 domain-containing protein — protein MSAPIQLTRMHRVLIGVVVTGAVIIAGIGFAGSYAAVRELALQKGFGNFSYVFPIGIDAGICVLLALDLLLTWIRIPFPLLRQTAWLLTAATIAFNGAAAWPDPLGTGMHAVIPILFVVAVEAARHAIGRIADITADKHMEGVRITRWLLSPLPTFLLWRRMKLWELRSYDQVIKLEQERLVYQARLRSRFGRAWRRKAPVESLMPLRLARYGVPLAETAPAGLAAAGIEPALLPPMPVQAQVQAQTQAPALAPQQEPQELAAAPVQQLPQQQQPRPQTQAQAQAQQAQQFGQQPPTPPEDEQNPWFQAPHEVAYQGGYDPTYDPSEQYAQWYEEQQQAEQYADQYQEEPPAQEPSPEETGSFPIPVVPGRSRELGEGGGPPEPTEEDYYLVFKKSIDGSYPTSGQLRNDVEATYGVTLPQREADRMVNRFTNRHTAELQEDHIA, from the coding sequence GTGTCCGCGCCAATACAGCTGACCCGGATGCACCGCGTTCTCATCGGCGTGGTCGTGACCGGCGCCGTGATCATCGCCGGCATCGGCTTCGCCGGTTCGTACGCCGCCGTCCGGGAGCTGGCCCTGCAGAAGGGCTTCGGGAACTTTTCCTACGTGTTCCCCATCGGCATCGACGCGGGTATCTGCGTCCTGCTGGCCCTGGACCTGCTGCTGACGTGGATCCGTATCCCGTTCCCGCTGCTGCGTCAGACGGCGTGGCTGCTGACGGCGGCGACGATCGCGTTCAACGGTGCGGCCGCCTGGCCGGACCCGCTGGGTACGGGCATGCACGCGGTGATCCCGATCCTGTTCGTCGTCGCGGTCGAGGCGGCGCGGCACGCGATCGGGCGGATCGCGGACATCACGGCGGACAAGCACATGGAGGGCGTGCGCATCACGCGCTGGCTGCTCTCACCGCTGCCGACGTTCCTCCTGTGGCGTCGTATGAAGCTGTGGGAGCTGCGCTCCTACGACCAGGTGATCAAGCTGGAGCAGGAACGTCTCGTCTATCAGGCGAGGCTGCGTTCCCGTTTCGGCCGGGCGTGGCGTCGTAAGGCTCCGGTGGAGTCGCTGATGCCGCTGCGGCTGGCCCGTTACGGCGTCCCGCTGGCGGAGACGGCCCCGGCGGGCCTGGCGGCGGCGGGCATAGAGCCGGCGTTGCTGCCCCCGATGCCGGTGCAGGCGCAGGTGCAGGCGCAGACCCAGGCGCCGGCGCTGGCGCCCCAGCAGGAGCCGCAGGAACTGGCGGCGGCCCCGGTGCAGCAGCTACCGCAACAGCAACAACCGCGGCCCCAGACCCAGGCCCAGGCCCAGGCCCAACAGGCGCAGCAGTTCGGCCAGCAGCCGCCGACGCCGCCCGAGGACGAGCAGAACCCCTGGTTCCAGGCGCCGCACGAGGTCGCGTACCAGGGCGGCTACGACCCCACCTACGACCCCTCGGAGCAGTACGCCCAGTGGTACGAGGAGCAGCAGCAGGCCGAGCAGTACGCGGACCAGTACCAGGAGGAGCCCCCGGCGCAGGAGCCCTCTCCGGAGGAGACCGGCTCGTTCCCCATTCCGGTGGTCCCGGGCCGCAGCCGCGAGCTGGGTGAGGGCGGCGGCCCCCCGGAGCCGACCGAGGAGGACTACTACCTGGTCTTCAAGAAGTCGATCGACGGCAGCTACCCCACCTCGGGCCAGCTCAGGAACGACGTGGAGGCGACGTACGGCGTCACGCTGCCGCAGCGCGAAGCCGACCGCATGGTCAACCGCTTCACCAACCGCCACACGGCGGAACTGCAAGAAGACCACATCGCTTGA
- a CDS encoding DUF3558 domain-containing protein, with protein MSEGTMQRRAQRDGQFDQCEQRDERVMRAGGLNRLLAAAVAVPVMLIAAGCSSDSGSDSGKDAQDTSASTGSGSGDDSAASAAPTVQAAAYKTLPEACAVLSKKTLTELVPKGVTSGKEGTSSDTGARANCSWSSLANNGVKGSQFRWLNVSLLRFESDATTGDGESQAKTYYAKQVKDAQAVAGAKNTKATPVAGTGDEATLVRYDLKKSEGAFKQQSVVARVENVVVTLDYNGAGLAGDKTPSADTLTKSAEKAVKEAVAAVRSANGEGGSGSSGTSSSSPSAPAPSKSASPSAKATPSTSASASASKAAAAAPKASASAKS; from the coding sequence ATGAGTGAAGGAACCATGCAGCGACGAGCCCAGCGAGACGGCCAGTTTGACCAGTGTGAGCAGCGTGACGAGCGCGTGATGCGTGCCGGAGGGCTGAACCGCCTCCTGGCCGCCGCGGTGGCTGTCCCGGTGATGCTGATCGCCGCGGGCTGCTCCTCGGACTCCGGCTCCGACTCCGGCAAGGACGCGCAGGACACCAGTGCCTCCACCGGTTCGGGTTCGGGCGACGACTCGGCCGCGAGCGCCGCGCCGACGGTGCAGGCGGCGGCGTACAAGACGCTGCCCGAGGCGTGTGCGGTGCTGTCGAAGAAGACGTTGACGGAGCTGGTGCCGAAGGGGGTGACGTCCGGCAAGGAGGGGACGTCGAGCGACACCGGCGCGCGGGCGAACTGTTCCTGGTCGAGCCTGGCCAACAACGGCGTGAAGGGCTCGCAGTTCCGTTGGCTGAACGTGTCCCTGCTGCGTTTCGAGTCGGACGCGACGACCGGTGACGGTGAGTCGCAGGCGAAGACGTACTACGCGAAGCAGGTGAAGGACGCGCAGGCGGTGGCGGGCGCGAAGAACACGAAGGCGACGCCGGTCGCCGGTACGGGCGACGAGGCGACGCTGGTGCGGTACGACCTGAAGAAGTCGGAAGGCGCTTTCAAACAGCAGTCGGTCGTGGCGCGGGTGGAGAACGTCGTCGTCACGCTGGACTACAACGGTGCGGGTCTGGCGGGCGACAAGACGCCGAGCGCGGACACCCTGACGAAGTCGGCGGAGAAGGCGGTGAAGGAGGCGGTCGCCGCGGTGCGGTCGGCCAACGGCGAGGGTGGCAGCGGGAGTTCGGGTACGTCGAGCTCGAGCCCGTCCGCTCCGGCTCCTTCGAAGTCGGCCTCCCCGTCGGCGAAGGCGACGCCTTCCACGTCGGCGTCGGCGTCGGCGTCCAAGGCGGCCGCGGCGGCTCCGAAGGCTTCCGCCTCGGCGAAGAGCTGA